One Rhodococcus sp. P1Y DNA window includes the following coding sequences:
- a CDS encoding dicarboxylate/amino acid:cation symporter, whose translation MSAPSATRTSRIPTWAKSFGPQIVAGLILGVVLGLIARSMPDAADGNENWLVGTVATIGSSYVKLLTVAVVPLVFTAIVSSIANLRQVANAARLAVQTLLWFAITAFIAVIIGIVIGLVTQPGSRTGVDATAAKDPSSVGSWWSFLTGLVPNNFFALGSKTSVTTQAAGDGFASTATSSLSFNILQLLVIAAAIGIAALKIGDKAEPFLAFNASLLAIVQKVLWWIIRLAPIGTAALIANAVATYGWDAIGSLGVFTVAIYVGLAIVFFVVYPIIVRAHGLSVRQFFSGVWPATQLGFVSRSSIGTLPLTERVTERNLGVPREYASFAVPLGATTKMDGCAAIYPAIAAIFVAQFYGVSLTFTDYLLIIVVSVIGSAATAGTTGATVMLTLTLSTLGLPLAGVGLLLAVEPIVDMGRTAVNVTGQALVPTIVAKREGILDEERYNAPRNGDPFSDDEVEPTAAKEAQLSS comes from the coding sequence ATGTCTGCGCCCAGCGCTACCCGCACGTCCCGCATACCCACGTGGGCCAAGTCGTTCGGGCCCCAGATCGTCGCCGGGTTGATCCTCGGCGTCGTTCTGGGCCTCATCGCTCGATCGATGCCCGACGCCGCCGACGGCAACGAGAACTGGCTGGTCGGCACCGTCGCAACCATCGGCTCGAGCTACGTCAAGCTCCTCACCGTCGCGGTGGTGCCCCTCGTGTTCACCGCGATCGTCTCCTCGATCGCCAACCTCCGCCAGGTTGCGAACGCAGCCCGGCTGGCGGTCCAGACCCTGCTGTGGTTCGCCATCACGGCCTTCATCGCGGTGATCATCGGCATCGTCATCGGCCTCGTGACGCAACCCGGCTCGCGAACCGGTGTCGACGCAACAGCCGCCAAGGATCCGAGCAGTGTCGGATCGTGGTGGTCGTTCCTGACCGGCCTCGTACCCAACAACTTCTTCGCGCTCGGCTCGAAGACGTCTGTCACGACACAGGCTGCCGGTGACGGATTCGCCAGCACCGCAACATCTTCGCTGAGCTTCAACATTCTTCAGCTCCTCGTTATCGCCGCTGCCATCGGTATCGCAGCGCTGAAGATCGGCGACAAGGCGGAGCCGTTCCTCGCCTTCAACGCATCGCTTCTCGCCATCGTCCAGAAGGTCCTGTGGTGGATCATTCGGTTGGCACCCATCGGCACTGCAGCTCTGATTGCCAACGCTGTGGCGACCTACGGCTGGGATGCGATCGGCTCACTCGGAGTGTTCACGGTCGCGATCTATGTCGGACTGGCGATCGTGTTCTTCGTGGTCTACCCCATTATCGTTCGAGCGCATGGCCTTTCGGTCCGGCAGTTCTTCTCGGGTGTGTGGCCGGCGACCCAGCTCGGGTTCGTGTCGCGCTCGTCCATCGGTACGCTTCCGCTCACCGAACGGGTCACCGAGCGCAACCTCGGCGTTCCCCGCGAATACGCGTCGTTCGCAGTTCCCCTCGGCGCGACGACCAAGATGGATGGCTGCGCTGCAATCTATCCCGCGATCGCAGCGATCTTCGTCGCCCAGTTCTACGGTGTCTCGCTGACGTTCACCGACTACCTGTTGATCATCGTCGTCTCGGTCATCGGTTCGGCTGCTACCGCCGGAACCACCGGCGCCACCGTGATGCTCACGCTGACTCTGTCCACTCTCGGTCTTCCGCTCGCGGGCGTCGGACTGCTCCTCGCCGTCGAGCCGATCGTCGACATGGGCCGCACCGCCGTCAACGTTACCGGTCAAGCACTCGTGCCCACCATCGTTGCCAAGCGCGAAGGGATCCTCGACGAGGAAAGGTACAACGCTCCCCGAAACGGCGATCCTTTCAGCGACGACGAAGTCGAACCGACGGCTGCCAAAGAGGCTCAATTGTCCAGCTAG
- a CDS encoding ADP-ribosylglycohydrolase family protein gives MNLSNEQIDRAAGVLLGTAAGDALGAGYEFTHPSADTVVDMIGGGPFDWAPGEWTDDTSMAAAVALAARGGVDIGSGTGLDAVAANFVSWYDTKPADIGNQTRAVLGYRSRSAAEMTRRAAGLTGRTGGNGSLMRTAPVALAYLDDVNRCMDAALVISELTHSDPRAGQACQLWSYAIRHAVLCGTFDGVRLWLDTAESRDFWAPLIDQAEQGTPSDFANNGWVVHALQTAWWAIFGAGQDGPDHVVLALERCVLAGGDTDTTAAIAGGLVGARWGASAVPDRWRAKLHGYPTLDGNDLVALAADITGERA, from the coding sequence ATGAACTTGAGCAACGAACAGATCGACCGTGCCGCTGGAGTACTGCTCGGTACCGCAGCAGGTGACGCCCTGGGCGCCGGTTACGAGTTCACTCATCCGTCGGCGGACACCGTCGTCGACATGATCGGGGGAGGACCCTTCGATTGGGCTCCGGGAGAGTGGACGGACGACACGTCGATGGCGGCGGCAGTTGCATTGGCTGCGCGAGGCGGTGTCGACATCGGCTCCGGTACCGGGCTCGATGCGGTCGCAGCGAACTTCGTTTCCTGGTACGACACGAAACCTGCCGATATCGGCAATCAGACACGGGCAGTGCTGGGCTACCGGAGTCGATCGGCTGCGGAGATGACGCGGCGGGCGGCGGGCCTTACCGGACGCACCGGAGGAAATGGATCACTCATGCGCACGGCGCCCGTTGCGCTCGCCTACCTGGACGATGTCAACCGGTGTATGGACGCTGCGCTGGTGATCAGTGAACTGACCCACTCGGATCCTCGTGCAGGTCAAGCCTGCCAATTGTGGTCATATGCAATCAGACACGCTGTCCTGTGTGGAACTTTCGACGGAGTTCGTCTCTGGCTGGACACGGCGGAGTCCAGAGATTTCTGGGCTCCACTGATCGACCAAGCCGAGCAGGGAACGCCGTCGGACTTCGCCAACAACGGCTGGGTGGTGCACGCGCTGCAGACTGCGTGGTGGGCGATCTTCGGGGCCGGTCAGGACGGACCGGACCACGTGGTCTTGGCTCTCGAGCGCTGTGTGCTCGCGGGCGGCGATACTGATACCACTGCAGCAATAGCGGGCGGGTTGGTCGGCGCACGTTGGGGAGCATCGGCCGTACCGGACCGCTGGCGCGCGAAGCTCCATGGCTATCCGACACTGGACGGAAACGATCTGGTCGCATTGGCCGCCGACATCACGGGAGAACGCGCATGA
- a CDS encoding DUF2786 domain-containing protein — translation MNVHQLNRTIDAESLMRAAMALAADPATSRGALGRVVDQILQLESSGSSLGLDSKCVDYADSVLSDTFERGWQPAELVHVVTRRVDKTAVPMLEAMIGSHSRRTLALSSAPPEWRCQLRSLAIDPSTDLIRHRRTSRIHPRTFWTSLFRLLVQLRYMGSMTIIAPPPSRWVTGATKTTGQRPDPKVLTKIRGLLAKAESTTFTEESDSLSAKAQELMTRYAIDSVVLDATESSKFDEHVVTRRIVVDNPYADAKMQLMSSVAHSNGARTVRYRKLGLYSITGLPIDLDLCELLYTSLLVQSAQALAHAGVDSATRSRGFRRAFLFGYAWRIGERLTEARARADRAAGESYGPSLVPILAERDRAVTSVFDDLFPDLVSSTISVSNRGGVAQGRLAAERADLTGGRETIED, via the coding sequence ATGAACGTTCACCAGTTGAACCGAACCATCGACGCCGAATCACTGATGCGCGCTGCAATGGCGCTGGCAGCCGATCCCGCAACCTCGCGTGGCGCACTCGGCAGAGTGGTCGACCAGATTCTGCAGCTGGAGTCGAGTGGGTCGTCGCTCGGTCTGGACAGCAAGTGCGTCGACTACGCGGACTCCGTTCTATCGGACACCTTCGAACGCGGATGGCAGCCAGCCGAGCTGGTTCACGTAGTCACCCGGCGCGTCGACAAGACCGCAGTCCCGATGCTCGAAGCCATGATCGGCTCGCACTCGCGAAGAACGCTTGCCCTGTCGAGCGCACCGCCCGAATGGCGCTGCCAGTTACGTTCACTCGCAATCGATCCCAGCACCGATCTCATTCGACATCGCCGAACCAGTAGGATTCATCCCCGGACATTTTGGACGTCGCTGTTTCGCCTGTTGGTACAGCTCAGGTACATGGGGTCGATGACGATCATCGCTCCCCCACCATCCAGGTGGGTGACCGGCGCAACCAAGACCACCGGTCAACGTCCGGATCCGAAGGTACTGACCAAGATTCGCGGCCTGTTGGCGAAAGCCGAGTCGACCACGTTCACCGAGGAATCCGACTCGCTGTCGGCCAAGGCTCAGGAATTGATGACGCGATATGCGATCGACAGCGTAGTCCTCGACGCGACCGAGAGCTCGAAGTTCGACGAACACGTCGTGACGAGGCGAATCGTGGTCGACAATCCCTACGCCGATGCGAAGATGCAGTTGATGTCGAGTGTGGCGCACTCCAACGGCGCTCGAACAGTGCGATACCGGAAGCTTGGTCTCTACAGCATCACCGGTCTGCCGATCGACCTCGATTTGTGCGAACTTCTGTACACCTCACTGCTCGTGCAATCGGCGCAGGCACTCGCCCACGCTGGTGTCGACTCTGCCACTCGGAGCAGGGGTTTCAGACGCGCCTTCCTCTTCGGGTATGCATGGAGGATCGGCGAGCGTCTCACCGAGGCGCGCGCACGAGCGGATCGAGCGGCAGGCGAGTCGTACGGACCCTCGCTGGTACCGATACTTGCCGAACGGGACCGCGCGGTCACCTCGGTGTTCGATGACCTTTTCCCGGACCTCGTCTCGAGCACGATCTCGGTATCCAACCGAGGTGGGGTCGCTCAGGGCAGGTTGGCTGCGGAGCGCGCAGATCTGACCGGTGGGCGCGAGACGATCGAGGATTGA
- a CDS encoding FAD-dependent oxidoreductase: MPHVVTQSCCSDASCVYACPVNCIHPTPDEPDFLTAEMLHIDPASCVDCGACVSACPVDAIVPKSKLTESQLPFLTINADFYKQERPKRPLLAPVSPAPTVTKERQPLRVAIVGSGPSAMYAADELLTQPGVKVDVYDKLPQPHGLARLGVAPDHEKTRQVSRLFDQISAQAGFEFHLGVEVGKDVTHEQLLENHHAVIYAVGASRDRELTIPGADLPGRSSATDFVAWYNGHPDHAHRRYDLSHKRAVVIGNGNVALDVARILTIDPDRLVGTNVPPHALKALRESNIEEVLVVGRRGVAQSAFTVPEFAGLLATPGIDVSILRDEIVLDAATVALAETNDLPHAVAQKLQLLRRVDNVPGTDHKRIVLRYLLSPTRVLGETATTGIEFARMSLDTAADGSILSVPTGETETVETGLVLTSIGYKGVALAGVPFDDRRGIIPNRDGRVLDAAGGEPVRGTYVTGWIKRGPSGYIGTNKSCAQGTVLNLVSDFNKGVLPDIELAPERRRRWRM, encoded by the coding sequence ATGCCCCACGTAGTCACTCAATCTTGTTGCAGCGACGCGTCATGTGTCTACGCGTGCCCCGTCAACTGCATCCACCCGACTCCGGACGAACCGGACTTCCTGACGGCAGAAATGCTGCACATCGACCCGGCGTCGTGTGTCGACTGCGGCGCTTGCGTCTCGGCGTGCCCAGTCGATGCCATCGTCCCGAAGTCCAAACTGACCGAGTCACAGCTTCCGTTTCTCACGATCAACGCCGACTTCTACAAGCAGGAACGACCGAAACGACCTCTCCTGGCGCCGGTGTCACCTGCACCCACCGTCACCAAAGAACGTCAGCCGCTTCGAGTCGCAATAGTCGGATCCGGTCCATCAGCCATGTACGCAGCGGACGAGTTGCTCACTCAGCCCGGTGTGAAGGTCGACGTCTACGACAAGCTCCCTCAGCCACATGGCTTGGCGCGACTGGGTGTCGCCCCCGATCACGAAAAGACCCGTCAGGTCTCGCGCTTGTTCGACCAGATCTCCGCGCAGGCCGGATTCGAGTTCCACCTCGGAGTGGAAGTCGGTAAAGACGTCACCCACGAACAGTTGCTCGAGAATCATCACGCCGTGATCTACGCCGTCGGCGCATCTCGCGATCGTGAACTGACGATCCCCGGAGCAGACCTCCCCGGCCGTTCCTCCGCAACGGATTTCGTCGCGTGGTACAACGGCCATCCGGACCACGCGCACCGTCGCTACGACCTCTCCCACAAGCGAGCGGTCGTCATCGGTAACGGCAACGTCGCGCTCGACGTCGCCCGGATCCTTACCATCGATCCAGATCGTCTCGTTGGCACGAATGTTCCCCCGCACGCGCTGAAAGCGTTGCGAGAGTCGAACATCGAGGAAGTGCTTGTCGTCGGTCGCCGCGGTGTTGCACAGTCGGCGTTCACCGTTCCCGAGTTCGCCGGATTGCTGGCAACACCCGGTATCGACGTTTCGATCCTCCGCGACGAAATCGTTCTGGACGCGGCAACCGTCGCGCTTGCAGAGACGAACGATCTGCCTCACGCCGTCGCTCAGAAACTTCAGCTGTTGCGTCGCGTCGACAATGTCCCGGGGACCGATCACAAGCGAATAGTTCTACGTTATTTGCTGTCTCCCACGCGAGTACTCGGCGAGACTGCTACGACGGGTATCGAATTCGCCAGAATGTCGCTCGACACAGCCGCTGACGGGTCGATACTGAGCGTCCCCACTGGCGAGACAGAGACTGTCGAGACCGGGCTTGTCCTGACATCGATCGGCTACAAGGGCGTAGCACTCGCGGGCGTTCCGTTCGACGACCGACGCGGCATCATTCCCAATCGCGACGGTCGTGTTCTCGACGCCGCCGGTGGCGAACCGGTTCGCGGGACGTACGTCACGGGCTGGATCAAGCGCGGACCGTCGGGGTACATCGGCACCAACAAGTCGTGTGCGCAGGGCACCGTGCTCAACCTCGTCAGCGACTTCAACAAGGGCGTGTTGCCGGACATCGAACTCGCGCCCGAGCGTAGGCGCCGCTGGCGCATGTGA
- a CDS encoding aldo/keto reductase, which produces MSVVPTITLNNGQTIPQLGFGVFQIDPDKTADAVKTALDIGYRHIDTAEMYGNEKEVGQGIRDAGVDRADVFVTSKLNNGFHEPDKARQAFEQTLKDLGTDYVDLFLIHWPLPTRYDGDFVSTWKTLEEFAKDGRARSIGVSNFQPAHLERLAKETDTVPAVNQIEVHPYLVNEEARSYSRNNAIAVEAWSPIAQGKVLDDPAIEKIASAAGKSTAQVVLRWHLQRGDIIFPKSVTPDRVKANFDIFDFELSASDIDAITALDKGEEGRTGPNPDTFDMIPD; this is translated from the coding sequence GTGAGCGTTGTACCCACCATCACTTTGAACAATGGTCAGACGATTCCGCAGCTCGGATTCGGCGTTTTTCAGATCGACCCGGACAAGACCGCCGATGCTGTGAAGACCGCCCTCGACATCGGCTACCGGCACATCGACACCGCCGAGATGTACGGCAACGAGAAGGAAGTTGGCCAGGGCATCCGCGACGCCGGGGTCGACCGCGCCGACGTGTTCGTCACAAGCAAGCTCAACAATGGGTTTCACGAGCCGGACAAGGCTCGCCAGGCGTTCGAGCAGACCCTGAAGGACCTCGGCACCGACTACGTGGATCTGTTTCTCATTCACTGGCCGCTGCCGACTCGCTACGACGGTGATTTCGTCTCGACGTGGAAGACGCTCGAAGAATTCGCGAAGGACGGGCGTGCCCGCAGCATCGGTGTGTCGAACTTCCAGCCCGCTCATCTGGAGCGATTGGCCAAGGAGACCGACACGGTTCCTGCGGTGAACCAGATCGAGGTCCATCCGTACCTGGTCAACGAAGAAGCCCGGAGTTACAGCAGGAACAACGCCATCGCGGTCGAAGCGTGGTCGCCGATTGCTCAGGGCAAGGTGCTCGACGATCCGGCGATCGAGAAGATTGCGTCGGCTGCAGGAAAGTCGACTGCTCAGGTCGTGTTGCGCTGGCATCTGCAGCGCGGTGACATCATCTTCCCGAAGTCCGTCACGCCGGACCGAGTCAAGGCCAACTTCGACATCTTCGACTTCGAACTCAGCGCATCCGACATAGATGCAATCACGGCGCTGGACAAGGGCGAGGAAGGCCGGACCGGCCCGAATCCCGACACGTTCGACATGATTCCGGACTGA
- a CDS encoding NUDIX hydrolase — protein sequence MAEHAKTETALTDYPRPSVAVDVAVLTVRHDALRVVAVQSPRGLSLPGTFLHPGERLAEAARRALSSKAGLQALDFHQIGMFDAPDRDDRGWVLSMAHGSVVPHESLANSNDIVEVEIEDGSATSPLAFDHAEMVTLSVEDMRRRYAASIDPGRLLGDAFTLLELRKLYEVVYDRELPKDTFRRHVSSALEGTGDTSTAGGGRPAEMYRRKTEISLPESAAVLFRA from the coding sequence GTGGCCGAGCACGCAAAGACCGAGACGGCACTGACGGACTACCCGAGGCCGTCGGTTGCAGTGGACGTGGCCGTGCTGACGGTTCGACATGACGCGCTTCGTGTAGTTGCTGTCCAATCCCCCAGGGGGCTTTCACTTCCCGGAACATTCCTTCACCCGGGAGAACGACTCGCGGAAGCTGCAAGACGTGCGCTCTCGTCGAAGGCCGGCCTTCAGGCCCTCGACTTTCACCAGATCGGGATGTTCGACGCACCGGACCGCGACGACCGCGGTTGGGTTCTGTCGATGGCCCACGGGTCGGTCGTACCGCACGAGTCACTCGCGAATTCGAACGACATCGTCGAGGTCGAGATCGAAGATGGCTCTGCCACCTCGCCGTTGGCGTTCGACCATGCCGAAATGGTGACCTTGTCGGTCGAGGACATGCGGCGACGATATGCAGCAAGCATCGACCCCGGGCGGTTGCTCGGGGATGCGTTCACCTTGCTCGAGCTACGCAAGCTGTACGAGGTCGTTTACGACCGGGAACTACCCAAGGACACGTTCCGTAGGCATGTGTCCAGCGCGCTCGAAGGAACTGGAGACACGTCCACGGCAGGCGGCGGCCGCCCGGCAGAAATGTACCGGCGAAAGACCGAAATATCCCTACCAGAGTCGGCCGCAGTACTCTTCAGAGCCTAA
- a CDS encoding excalibur calcium-binding domain-containing protein: MTDPFAQPYVFPGAKRPEPARPVLAKIAGWVGLVLGLLILLSSLITFSIAGIVLGLCAAAAGALYLFGKPSQGRLIWATPAVATIPALIAFGIASPTPEPERPAPAAFAAPAIAEVTTSTARPTTTSARPTTTPAPTTTVAPAPETVTVYAPPPTTTSQYVPAPAPAYIAEPEPVYVPEPVYVPPAPVAVAEVPSSVSYANCTAVKAAGAAPIYAGEPGYSSKLDRDGDGVACEK, encoded by the coding sequence ATGACCGACCCCTTCGCTCAGCCCTACGTCTTCCCCGGCGCCAAGCGCCCCGAACCTGCCCGACCCGTGCTCGCAAAGATTGCCGGTTGGGTCGGCCTTGTGCTCGGTCTTCTGATCCTGCTCTCGTCACTGATCACCTTTTCGATCGCGGGCATCGTGCTGGGGCTCTGTGCCGCTGCGGCTGGTGCGCTCTACTTGTTCGGCAAGCCGTCGCAGGGCCGGTTGATCTGGGCGACCCCAGCGGTCGCGACCATCCCTGCACTCATTGCTTTCGGGATCGCAAGTCCAACCCCCGAACCCGAGAGGCCCGCCCCTGCCGCATTCGCGGCGCCCGCGATCGCCGAGGTGACGACGTCGACGGCACGTCCCACGACGACCTCTGCTCGACCGACGACGACGCCTGCACCGACCACCACCGTCGCTCCAGCTCCCGAGACCGTCACCGTCTACGCACCGCCTCCGACCACCACGTCGCAGTACGTCCCGGCACCCGCTCCCGCCTACATTGCCGAGCCGGAGCCGGTGTACGTGCCGGAGCCGGTGTACGTGCCGCCTGCGCCGGTGGCTGTCGCCGAAGTTCCGTCGTCCGTGTCCTACGCGAACTGCACTGCTGTCAAAGCCGCGGGTGCAGCACCGATCTATGCCGGCGAGCCGGGGTACAGCTCCAAGCTCGACCGAGATGGTGACGGAGTCGCCTGCGAGAAGTAA
- a CDS encoding AurF N-oxygenase family protein — protein sequence MTTTSVAKARGIDTDAETEQYDAETEQYNETLRLLSEGSVHKHFDPYVDIDWESPEFEVTPNDRRWILPSKTDPIGSHSWYQALPEDKQIAIGMWRQANVAKVGLQFENILIRGMMQYVFSLPNGDPEARYCTHESVEECNHTLMFQEMVNRVGADAPGMSRPMKMLSPIIPLFATLTPELFFVGVLAGEEPIDHIQKSVLRSGEEIHPIMQGVMAIHVAEEARHISFAHQLLRRRVPKMSKVGRFFLSLLFPITMRILCDAIVIPPKKFWQTFDIPKSVKDDLFWGSEEAQHTLQDYFGDVRMLATETGMMNRAAKLVWKLCGIDGKASRFRSEPDRSSAQFAA from the coding sequence ATGACAACGACGTCAGTAGCCAAGGCGCGCGGGATCGACACCGACGCGGAGACCGAGCAGTACGACGCGGAGACCGAGCAGTACAACGAGACTCTGCGGCTTCTGTCCGAGGGATCGGTGCACAAGCATTTCGATCCTTATGTGGACATCGACTGGGAATCCCCGGAGTTCGAGGTCACCCCGAACGATCGACGCTGGATTCTTCCGTCGAAGACCGATCCGATCGGCAGCCACTCCTGGTATCAGGCGCTGCCCGAGGACAAGCAGATCGCAATCGGCATGTGGCGCCAGGCCAACGTGGCGAAGGTCGGCCTGCAGTTCGAGAACATCCTCATTCGCGGAATGATGCAGTACGTCTTCTCCCTGCCCAACGGCGATCCGGAGGCGCGCTACTGCACCCACGAATCGGTCGAGGAGTGCAACCACACTCTGATGTTCCAGGAGATGGTCAACCGCGTCGGCGCTGATGCACCCGGGATGAGCCGCCCGATGAAGATGCTCTCCCCCATCATTCCACTGTTCGCGACGCTGACGCCCGAACTGTTCTTCGTGGGAGTCCTTGCCGGCGAGGAGCCCATCGACCACATCCAGAAGTCGGTGCTGCGGTCCGGCGAAGAGATTCACCCGATCATGCAGGGCGTCATGGCTATTCACGTTGCCGAGGAAGCACGCCACATTTCATTCGCGCACCAGCTGCTGCGTCGACGCGTCCCCAAGATGTCCAAGGTCGGTCGGTTCTTCCTCTCGCTTCTCTTTCCGATCACCATGCGAATCCTGTGCGACGCCATCGTCATTCCGCCGAAGAAGTTCTGGCAGACATTCGACATCCCGAAGTCTGTCAAGGACGACTTGTTCTGGGGTTCAGAGGAAGCGCAGCACACCTTGCAGGACTACTTCGGTGACGTGCGCATGCTTGCCACCGAAACCGGAATGATGAACCGCGCGGCGAAGCTCGTGTGGAAATTGTGCGGAATCGACGGCAAGGCATCACGTTTCCGCAGCGAGCCCGACCGCAGCTCCGCCCAGTTCGCTGCCTGA